A segment of the Fibrobacter succinogenes subsp. succinogenes S85 genome:
TCATCAACACCTCTAAGGCTCTGACGGTGATTTTGGGCATCTTCCTTTCGGTGGCCATCGCTTTTGTAGTTGGCCTTGCAGTGCAGTATGTGACGCGCCTGGTTTTCTCCTTTGGCTACAAGAAAAATATTCGATACTTTATTGGTGTTTTTGGAAGCGTTTCCCTGACGTCCATATTTTATTTTATCCTCATCAAGGGCCTCAAAAACATGAGTTTTGTGGGAGCAGGCTACAAGACTTTTCTCGCGGAAAATGAGACCGTTCTTGTGGCTGGCATGTTCGTCGGATTTTTCGTCCTTTGTCACTTGCTCCATGCGGTAAAAGTAAACGTGCTCAAGGTAATCATTGCTTTTGGGACTTTTTCTCTGGCTCTTGCCTTTGCCGGAAACGACCTTGTGAATTTTGTGGGGGTACCCCTCACCAGCCTTTCTTCGGTGCAGCATTTGATGGCTGCTGGGGGCAATCCTCAGGATTTCAACATGTCCTTCTTGTTGGAGTCGGAACCAGGACAGTGGTACTTGCTGATGGTTGCTGGGCTTACCATGGTATTCTCCCTTGTGTTTTCCAAGAAGGCTCGGAATGTGGTGAAGACTTCCGTATCCCTAGCGGCCCAAAATTCTTCTGAAGAAATCTTTGGTACAAATCCGGTCGCTCGCGCCTTAGTTCGCAGTTCTAATGGTGTCGTAAAATTTGTAACAGAATTTATTCCAAGGAAAATTTCGGATAAAATTAACACCCGCTTTAATACCAAGGAAATGATTCTGGAAGAGGATGGGGCAGCCTTTGATTTGTTGCGGGCCTGCGTGAACCTGATGCTTGCCAGTTCTCTCATAGCCCTCGGAACTTCACTGAAACTTCCCCTTTCTACCACCTACGTGACCTTCATGGTGGCCATGGGTACAAGCCTTGCCGACAGGGCGTGGAACCGTGAAACTGCGGTGTACCGCATCACAGGGGTTCTTTCGGTTATTGGAGGCTGGTTCCTGACAGCTTTTGCGGCTTTTGCCAGTGCCTCGGTGGTGGCTATGGTGCTTCACTTTGGCGGGCTCCCGGTGATATTTGCCCTGTTTGCCGTGGTTATTTTCGTGCTGGTCCGTTCCAACCTGAAGTATCGTGGAAACAAGAAGGACAAAACTGAAGAGCGTTTTGAGAAAATTCTTTCTGCAAGCCCCGAAACCAAGGTGTACCCTCTTATTCAGGAATACAGTCGGGGTGAATGGAGCGAAATTCTCCGCTGGTGTGCCGATTGCTATGAAAAACTGCTGATAGGCCTGTTGCGGGAAGATTTAGGAAGGCTCCGCTCGGTGAACAAACAAATTAAAATTCTAAAGAAACATGTGCAGCGGAATCGTCGCCACGGAACCCTGTGTACAGAAAGGCTCGCCCAAGAAGATTTGGTGGTCAAAAACTTTTTCCTGTATCAGGCCAATGACTTTATGGGGGACGCCCTGTTTAGCCTAGAGCAGATTTCTTCGCCCTGCAAAAATCACGTGGACAACGGCTTTAACCCGATGGACAACGAGAAGCGGAAGATGCTCCTGCGAACAGCGGCCCACGTGAAGGAGCGTATCGAGAGTGTCGCCGAGATGGTGGAAATCATGGACTTTGACCGTTATGATCAAGTCCGGGGCCAGCTGCGGGAAGAAGGTTCCAGGATATTTGCCGAACGAAAGGCCGAGATGATGAAGGCCGGTTCCGAAAACATCCGCGCAGAAATCCTTTATTTAACTATTCTTTATGAGTCCTGGGCGTTGCTGGATTCGGTCAGTTCCGTGGCCAAAGCCAGTAGAAAATTCCTAACTGTAAAACAATAATTTGTGTGTAATCCTATGATTTATATTGTGGAAGATGATGCTGAAGTTCGGGAAATGGAAACTTATGCTTTAAAGAGCGGCAGTTTTGACGTGATGGCTTTCGAATGCGGTAAAGTTATGGACGAACAAGTTAAGGTTAAAGTGCCGGACTTGTTTATTTTGGACATTATGCTCCCCGGTGAAGACGGCTTAAGTATTCTCAAGCGTTTGCGAGGACAGGAAAACACAAAGAATATCCCTGTCATCATGCTTACGGCGAAAGGAACTGAACTTGACAAAGTGAAGGGACTTGACTTGGGAGCGGACGACTATATCGCAAAGCCGTTTGGCATTCTAGAACTCATCTCTAGAGTACGGGCTGTACTTCGCCGTTCTGGACGAGGCTCATCCGAAAGTACGGAGTCACTGAGCTTGGCTTTAGGAGGAGTGATTCTTGATGACCAGCGTCGTTCGGTAACTGTTGACGGGGTTGCTGTAGAACTCACTTTTAAGGAATACGAGCTTTTGAAACTCCTGATGTCCCGACCGGGAACTGTTTTCTCTAGGCAACAGATTCTAGAAAAGATTTGGGGTGTGGATTTCGATATGGATACCCGCACCGTAGACATGCATGTAAAAACCCTTCGTCAAAAGTTGGGGGCGCATGGT
Coding sequences within it:
- a CDS encoding response regulator transcription factor — translated: MIYIVEDDAEVREMETYALKSGSFDVMAFECGKVMDEQVKVKVPDLFILDIMLPGEDGLSILKRLRGQENTKNIPVIMLTAKGTELDKVKGLDLGADDYIAKPFGILELISRVRAVLRRSGRGSSESTESLSLALGGVILDDQRRSVTVDGVAVELTFKEYELLKLLMSRPGTVFSRQQILEKIWGVDFDMDTRTVDMHVKTLRQKLGAHGSIVQTVRNVGYKAL
- a CDS encoding inorganic phosphate transporter, whose product is MLLILALFDLFVGVSNDAVNFLSSAVGSKAFKYKTLMVFAAVGVFCGATFSSGMMDIARHGIYMPQYYTFAELMCVYAAVMFTDVILLDIFNFYGMPTSTTVSMVFELLGASVAIASIKILSDDTLELGNLINTSKALTVILGIFLSVAIAFVVGLAVQYVTRLVFSFGYKKNIRYFIGVFGSVSLTSIFYFILIKGLKNMSFVGAGYKTFLAENETVLVAGMFVGFFVLCHLLHAVKVNVLKVIIAFGTFSLALAFAGNDLVNFVGVPLTSLSSVQHLMAAGGNPQDFNMSFLLESEPGQWYLLMVAGLTMVFSLVFSKKARNVVKTSVSLAAQNSSEEIFGTNPVARALVRSSNGVVKFVTEFIPRKISDKINTRFNTKEMILEEDGAAFDLLRACVNLMLASSLIALGTSLKLPLSTTYVTFMVAMGTSLADRAWNRETAVYRITGVLSVIGGWFLTAFAAFASASVVAMVLHFGGLPVIFALFAVVIFVLVRSNLKYRGNKKDKTEERFEKILSASPETKVYPLIQEYSRGEWSEILRWCADCYEKLLIGLLREDLGRLRSVNKQIKILKKHVQRNRRHGTLCTERLAQEDLVVKNFFLYQANDFMGDALFSLEQISSPCKNHVDNGFNPMDNEKRKMLLRTAAHVKERIESVAEMVEIMDFDRYDQVRGQLREEGSRIFAERKAEMMKAGSENIRAEILYLTILYESWALLDSVSSVAKASRKFLTVKQ